The following are encoded in a window of Providencia rettgeri genomic DNA:
- a CDS encoding PilN domain-containing protein: MKNPLLYQVNFLPWRQQKIVKKKREFLLFTCALCCSTLTTCYFLYLFQQNGIESKQVILHNAQKKHQQIQQISQQMVNQQAQLNLLIEKQHNRKTIQQNNHALLALLHSLPTITPSKSWLTSFQLINNQLDIKTNSYDFQNIAIFSQQLENLKSISGIQLKQLSRNQQLNRLHITAKHQGEVDE, encoded by the coding sequence ATGAAAAATCCCCTGCTATACCAAGTTAATTTTTTGCCTTGGCGACAACAAAAAATAGTGAAAAAAAAACGTGAGTTTCTCCTTTTCACTTGCGCATTGTGCTGTTCCACACTGACAACTTGCTATTTTTTATATTTATTTCAACAAAATGGAATTGAAAGTAAACAAGTGATCCTGCATAACGCACAAAAAAAACACCAACAAATCCAACAAATAAGCCAGCAAATGGTCAATCAACAAGCACAATTAAACCTATTGATTGAAAAACAACATAACCGGAAAACTATCCAGCAAAACAACCATGCACTCTTAGCTTTACTGCATAGCTTGCCCACCATTACACCATCAAAAAGCTGGCTTACCTCTTTTCAACTCATTAATAATCAACTCGATATCAAAACAAACAGCTATGACTTTCAAAATATAGCGATTTTTAGCCAGCAACTGGAAAATCTGAAAAGTATAAGTGGGATCCAATTAAAACAACTCAGTCGAAATCAACAACTAAATCGGCTACATATAACAGCCAAACACCAAGGAGAGGTAGATGAATAA
- the pilM gene encoding pilus assembly protein PilM, which translates to MYTSKWNIGIDIYQNKIQLVATKRRRKYWSLCECWQQQLPFEITDNSDPEQHQILLKVLLQWRQKLPKNCAVSIALPAVRTLKQQFSLPTQHHLQQPELDWYLHSQAEKCFPMNVHELAIDYRVINQQVYLNGARKTDIAFWQNLLTQSGFNLLAIDVAPVALRYVARHCGLPDECWLVHYRQGEWLWSGPISLPANYNHVQDNEITTLSQLLPHLNAEDHNATLPIYLITDHLDIALPSDQADHYTKGHSHRWELRQAFQYHNLKLPRQLGDFVIAAGLALRHGDI; encoded by the coding sequence ATGTACACATCAAAATGGAACATTGGAATAGATATTTATCAAAATAAAATTCAGTTAGTTGCCACAAAACGTCGTCGAAAATACTGGTCTTTATGCGAATGTTGGCAACAACAACTTCCTTTCGAAATAACCGATAATTCAGATCCAGAACAACACCAAATTCTACTGAAAGTTTTACTACAGTGGCGTCAGAAATTACCGAAAAACTGCGCCGTTTCTATCGCCTTACCTGCTGTTCGCACGTTAAAGCAACAGTTTTCATTACCAACCCAACACCACTTGCAACAACCGGAGCTGGACTGGTATCTGCACTCTCAAGCTGAAAAATGCTTTCCAATGAATGTCCACGAGCTCGCCATTGACTATCGCGTGATCAACCAGCAAGTTTACCTTAATGGGGCACGGAAAACCGACATTGCCTTTTGGCAAAACCTGTTAACACAAAGCGGGTTTAATTTACTGGCGATTGATGTCGCCCCTGTCGCATTGCGCTATGTCGCTCGCCATTGTGGATTACCTGACGAATGCTGGCTAGTTCATTATAGACAAGGTGAATGGTTATGGTCAGGGCCAATTAGCCTACCTGCAAATTATAATCATGTTCAAGATAATGAAATCACCACGCTTTCACAACTTTTGCCCCATCTAAACGCAGAAGATCACAATGCAACCCTGCCCATTTATTTAATTACCGATCATCTCGATATTGCACTTCCCTCCGACCAAGCAGATCACTATACCAAGGGGCATTCGCACCGCTGGGAGCTACGCCAAGCTTTTCAATACCATAACCTAAAACTCCCCCGCCAATTAGGGGATTTTGTGATTGCTGCTGGCCTCGCACTGCGTCATGGAGATATTTAA